A single Uloborus diversus isolate 005 chromosome 7, Udiv.v.3.1, whole genome shotgun sequence DNA region contains:
- the LOC129226770 gene encoding zinc finger protein 599-like, with product MMSSSTLLMQLRMKWKTSRKEVQILLPLSHYTVKLVASVFQYLYELKTHQQIHSGESALTCEICGECFKRKYSLTKHLKIHSGLPAERKSEHCYETRSYRVLPEWFIKEDSLGHLISSWCKKVDEDEVECFICHKIICCTKKGFAALTQHVSTIVHQKNASLRLCANKC from the exons atgaTGTCCTCTTCGACTCTCCTTATGCAACTAAGAATGAAATGGAAGACATCAAGGAAAGAAGTGCAG aTTTTATTACCGCTGAGCCATTATACTGTGAAACTTGTGGCCAGTGTTTTTCAGTACCTCTACGAATTGAAAACACACCAACAAATCCATTCTGGAGAAAGTGCTTTAACTTGTGAAATTTGTGGGGAGTGTTTTAAGAGGAAATACAGTttaacaaaacatttgaaaatacattcaG GTCTTCCAGCTGAAAGGAAAAGTGAACATTGTTATGAAACAAGAAGTTATCGTGTTCTACCGGAATGGTTTATAAAAGAAGATAGTTTGGGTCATTTAATTTCAAGTTGGTGCAAAAAGGTTGATGAAGATGAAGTTGAGTGCTTTATTTGTCATAAAATTATTTGCTGTACAAAAAAAGGATTTGCTGCTTTAACGCAACATGTCTCTACAATTGTGCATCAAAAAAATGCAAGCTTAAGATTGTGTGCTAATAAATGCTGA